The sequence TCTTTAGACGCCCAATTTCATCAATATATTCGGAAAGTTTTTCAGCTGGGATTGCATATTTATTTTCAAAAGGCATGGGTGCATGTCCCGAAAAACCAAGAGTTGATAAATTCAAATCTATCGCTGCTTTTACATAGGCTTCAGGGGCGTCTGATCCATCACAAAAATGAGTGTGGGTATGCAAGTTAAAAAATCTCATAACCTCATGATTAATTAAATACGCATTGTTGTCTTTATTAAATTCTATTATTTTATTAAAGGCTCTTAGCGGTTAGCTTTTAGTTATTGGAAAGAACCAGTAGCCAACAGCGAACAGCATGTCAATATTGGTAATCGAACTTCTTATAATCAATTACCAAAATTCTAATCCTAAATTTTTTTTGGAATATTTCAAGCTTCAAATTCAACATCAATTACTTTATAAACCTTATCCATTCTGCGAACAAGTGATTTTACGGGAATGGAACAAAGCTCTCCTTTTATTGTTTTTTGTTTTTTGTTTTCATCTACCCTGATTTCCGATAATTTATCCTCATAAACTCCGGTTGTCGGACCAATGATCATGATATCATCCTCCAGATTTAAGTCGTGGCTTTCCATTTTAATTTCTGCTACGCCGATATTTGAGAAATAATTGGTTACCATGCCAACATAAACTTTTCTTTTTGTGGCCTGCGACCCGTATCTTTCAGTCCATTCACCTGTTTTACGACCCAAATAATAGCCATCCCAAAAACCACGATTGTAAACAGAACCAAGTTTTTGGTTCCATCGGCCAATATTTTCTTTGGTATAATTTCCATCGAAATAAGCCTGAGCCGCTTCTTTATAACATTCAACAACCGTTTTAACATATTCGGGCGAACGCCCCCTGCCTTCCAATTTTAAAACCTTTACACCTGCACCTAAAATCAAATCCAAAAATTCGATGGTGTTCAAATCTTTGGGCGACATGATGTACTCATTGTCAACCTCCAGCTCAATTCCACCATCTTTATCCATCACTTTGTAAGGCCTGCGACAAATTTGTAAACAAGCTCCCCTGTTTGCCGATGAATTCAAATTATCAAGGCTTAAATAACACTTGCCCGATACGGCCATACACAATGCTCCATGAGCAAAAATTTCAATTTGGATCAGGTTTCCCGAAGGGCCACAAATATTTTGTTTACTGATCGCTTCGGTAATGGCTTTTACTTGTTTAAGGTTTAATTCCCTAGCAGTAACCATCACATCCGCGTATTGGGCATAATATTTAACCGCTTCGATATTGGTAATATTGGTTTGTGTCGACATGTGGATTTCCATTCCAACTGATTTGGAGTATTGAATCACACTTTGATCGGATGCGATGATAGCAGAAATCCCGTTCAATTTCGCGGCATCCACAATACTTTTCATCAGCATCAGCTCCTCGTCATAAATGACCGTATTCAGCGTAATGTAGGTCCGCACATTTTCCTTCTTGCAAATGGACGCGATATTTGCCAAATCATCGAGGGTAAAATTATTGGATGATTTGGAGCGCATGTTTAATTGTTCCACCCCGAAATAAACCGAGTCCGTTCCGGCCTGCAGAGCAGCAGATAATGATTCGTAAGAACCAACAGGGGCCATTATTTCAACTTGTGCAGCATTCATCATTATTATTTTTTGCAAAAGTACGAGTTTAATAACAATTCATTCATGCTCAAATTTAATATGTTAATTTTGCACTCCAAGCTAAGGTTGAAGTACTGTAAAGAATGCATGGTTTTTTAATCTTAGTAATATTTTTTACCTTAAATCTTGTTAAACAAAACATAAAATGAATATAAATCCTTTATTAACAAATTGGAACTTTCCCCATCAAACAGCTCCATTTAATGAAATCAAAGTGGAACATTACTTGCCTGCAATAGAAATTAGTATTCGGGATGCAAAAAAGGAAATTGATGCCATTATTACAAATTCAGAAAAGCCAACTTTTCAAAATACGCTTGAAGCTTTAGAACTAGCGGGAGCTAAATTGAGTGAAATCGCCAGTTTGCTTTACAATCAAAATTCCGCTGAAACTTGTGATGAATTGCAGGCGGTGGCAAGAGATGCCTCTCCAAAACTGACCGAATATTCAAATTATATTTCACTGAATGAACAACTTTTCAAGAAGATAAAAACGGTTTACGATGAAAGGGAAAATCTGACCCTCACCCCTGAACAAATCTATTTGCTTGAACATACTTACAAAAATTTCGTTCGCAGAGGAGCTGCTTTAACAGGTAACGACAAAAAAAAATATGCTGAAATCAGTACCGAACTGGCCAAATTATCGCTCAAATTCGGAGAAAATGTTTTGGCCGAAACCAATGCTTTTTCACTTTTAGTAACAGATGAAAAAAATTTATCGGGATTACCGGAGGGAGTTATTGAAGCAGCCGCTCAATTGGCTAAATCGAAAGAGAAAGAAGGCTGGATGTTCAACCTTCAATTCCCCAGTTATTACCCTTTTTTACAATTTGCAGACAATCGCAAACTGCGCGAAGAAATTTATCGTGCTTCGGGTAGTCGTGCATTTAAAAATAATGAATTTAACAATGAAGAAATTATAAAACAAATCGTTTCTTTGCGTTTGGAAATGGCAAAATTGCTAGGTTTTGTGAATTATGCTCAATATGTTTTGGAAGAACGAATGGCGCAAACCCCCGAAAAAGTAAATGATTTTATTCAGGATTTGCACAAATACTCCCGACCGGTTGCCGATAAAGAATATGCAGAAGTTGAAAAACTTGCGCGAAAAGAAGGCTTTCACGATGCTGTTGAAAGATGGGACTGGGCTTATTATACCGAAAAATTAAAAGCCGAAAAATATGGTTTTAATGAAGAAGAGGTAAAGCCTTATTTTCAGCTTGAAAAAGTTCAGGATGGCGTTTTTGAATTGGCTAAACGATTGTATGGCCTGAGTTTTAAAGAAAATAGGGCCGTTCAGGTTTACCATCAGGATGTGAGTGCTTATGAGGTTTATGATGAAGACGGTTCGTTTTTATCCGTTCTGTATCTCGATTTCTTTCCCAGAGAAGGCAAAAGACACGGGGCTTGGAGCAGCGATTACCGTCCACAAAGCAATGTGAATGGAAACCCTATCAGGCCGATTATTACCGTGGTTTGTAATTTTACCAAGCCTACCAAAAGCAAACCATCTTTGCTGAATTTCAGGGAAGTTGAAACTTTTTTGCATGAATTCGGTCACGCGCTGCATGGAATGCTATCAAACACAAGCTATCCAAGCTTATCGGGCACCAATGTTTTTTGGGACTTTGTGGAGCTTCCTTCACAAATGATGGAAAACTGGGCCTCCCAAAAAGAATGGCTCGATTTATTTGCCGTGCACTATAAAACAGGTGAGAAAATACCTGACGACCTCATCCAAAAACTGATCAAATCCAAAAACTTTTTGGCCGGTTATGCAAGCGATCGACAAATAAGCCTTGGAATGACCGATATGGCCTGGCATACAATTACCGAACCTGTAAATGCCAAGGTTTACGACTTTGAAAAAAATGCGATGAGTGATACTGAACTATTTCCAAAAATTGAAGAAACCTGCACAAGTACTGCTTTTTCGCATATTTTTGGTGGGGGTTATGCAGCCGGATATTACAGTTACAAATGGGCCGAAGTGCTGGATGCCGATGCCTTTGCTGCATTTAAAGAAAAGGGAATTTTTGACAAGGCAACCGCAACCTCTTTTCGTAAAAACATTTTGGAAAAAGGTGGAACCCAACACCCCATGGAATTGTATATTAATTTCCGTGGACACGAGCCAATGGTTGATGCCTTATTGGAGCGGAGTGGGTTGAAGTGAGCAGGCACATCGAGTGATAGGAAGTCATACGGTAGACATACGATAGACATACAGTAGTATTACAATTGTTGAAAATACTAAATAAAACTAATCTATCTTTAGCACATCTTCAAATCAATTAATAAAACAAAATGAAACATGTAAAAACACCATTAAAAATTATAGCAATCTTAATTTTCAGCACACTTTTTTGCTGCAAATTAATTGCTCAGGAAAAAAAAGAGTCCGGTTCAAAAACCAGAGAATTTAAACATGCATTAAATATATGTCCCATTGCCCCGGCTTTCGGGATTTATGCGTTGAACTACGAATATTTATTCAGCCCTAAAAATGGGATTCTAGCTCGTCTTGAATACGAGGACGTTCCTAAAGCTTATACTGATGCCAACATCGAATCCAGTGGAATGGCCTATTCACTCAATTACCGTAGGCATTTTTCCGGTCAAATGGAATCATTATTTTTGGGTGCTTATGCCAGATTCAAAACCTACGAAGGCAATGGAGAAATCGATTCTGAAAAATTTGATTTTACTTTACCTTCTTTCACCATTGGTTTGAATGCCGGAAAAAGATGGGTTTGGAACAGTGGATTTAACATCACACTATCAGCCGGATATGGTTTATCTATCGACAAACGTAATACCACACCAAACAGTATTGCTATCAACTCTGCACTCGATCAACTTGAAAAGGAATATGATTTTATGTCGCCTCTTTATGGTGAGCTTTCAATCGGGTTCGCATTTTAACATTCGATAGACATGCAGTTGTAATACAATTGTTAAAAAATTTTGTTATTCCGGCAATAATAGGAATAAATAAGTCATATCGAGCTTCCGCCGCAGTGGCAGTGGTTCATACTCAGCAGAAGCGTAGTCTTTATTAAACACATTTAGTTTTTCTAGATATAATAAATTCATATCTTTGTAAAAACAAAGTAAAAATGCGTCACATCAATACTTCATACCTGTCAAACGACGAATGCTGGGGAATCCAGATTAACGGATTGCTGCATTGCCAAAACTGCAAATGGACCGGAATCAGTGCCTGCGAAGGAAAAAACATCGTAAAGACCCATCGGAATTCGAAAGGATATAAAATTGAAGACCTGGGTTTAAATATGAACGATTATGATCCGGCTTTTGATAAGTCAAAAATCAAATCAACAATTTAGTCTTTAATTAATTTCAGGCTTAATTCATCCAATTGCACCTGTGAAATCTGAGAAGGTGAATCAATCATCTGGTCGCGACCGGCATTGTTTTTCGGGAAAGCGATATAATCGCGAATGGAATCGGAACCACCAAACAAAGCAACCCAACGATCGAAACCAAAGGCTACCCCTCCGTGAGGCGGAGCTCCAAATTCAAAAGCATTCATTAAAAAGCCAAACTGTGCCTGCGCATCTTCATCGGTAAAACCGAGTATTTTGAACATTTTCTTTTGCAAATCTTTGTTGAAAATCCGGATGGAACCCCCTCCGATTTCAACCCCATTGATGACCATATCGTAAGCATTGGCCCTTACTTTTCCCGGATCGGTTGAAAGTAGTTCAATATCTTCTTTCTTTGGCGAAGTAAAGGGGTGGTGCATGGCGTGAAATCTGCCGCTTTCTTCGTTCCATTCCAATAATGGAAAATCGACCACCCAAAGTGGTTTAAAATTATTCGGGTCTTTTAAACCCAATTGATTAGCCATTTCAATTCGAAGTTCG comes from Bacteroidota bacterium and encodes:
- a CDS encoding U32 family peptidase, with product MMNAAQVEIMAPVGSYESLSAALQAGTDSVYFGVEQLNMRSKSSNNFTLDDLANIASICKKENVRTYITLNTVIYDEELMLMKSIVDAAKLNGISAIIASDQSVIQYSKSVGMEIHMSTQTNITNIEAVKYYAQYADVMVTARELNLKQVKAITEAISKQNICGPSGNLIQIEIFAHGALCMAVSGKCYLSLDNLNSSANRGACLQICRRPYKVMDKDGGIELEVDNEYIMSPKDLNTIEFLDLILGAGVKVLKLEGRGRSPEYVKTVVECYKEAAQAYFDGNYTKENIGRWNQKLGSVYNRGFWDGYYLGRKTGEWTERYGSQATKRKVYVGMVTNYFSNIGVAEIKMESHDLNLEDDIMIIGPTTGVYEDKLSEIRVDENKKQKTIKGELCSIPVKSLVRRMDKVYKVIDVEFEA
- a CDS encoding M3 family metallopeptidase, with translation MNINPLLTNWNFPHQTAPFNEIKVEHYLPAIEISIRDAKKEIDAIITNSEKPTFQNTLEALELAGAKLSEIASLLYNQNSAETCDELQAVARDASPKLTEYSNYISLNEQLFKKIKTVYDERENLTLTPEQIYLLEHTYKNFVRRGAALTGNDKKKYAEISTELAKLSLKFGENVLAETNAFSLLVTDEKNLSGLPEGVIEAAAQLAKSKEKEGWMFNLQFPSYYPFLQFADNRKLREEIYRASGSRAFKNNEFNNEEIIKQIVSLRLEMAKLLGFVNYAQYVLEERMAQTPEKVNDFIQDLHKYSRPVADKEYAEVEKLARKEGFHDAVERWDWAYYTEKLKAEKYGFNEEEVKPYFQLEKVQDGVFELAKRLYGLSFKENRAVQVYHQDVSAYEVYDEDGSFLSVLYLDFFPREGKRHGAWSSDYRPQSNVNGNPIRPIITVVCNFTKPTKSKPSLLNFREVETFLHEFGHALHGMLSNTSYPSLSGTNVFWDFVELPSQMMENWASQKEWLDLFAVHYKTGEKIPDDLIQKLIKSKNFLAGYASDRQISLGMTDMAWHTITEPVNAKVYDFEKNAMSDTELFPKIEETCTSTAFSHIFGGGYAAGYYSYKWAEVLDADAFAAFKEKGIFDKATATSFRKNILEKGGTQHPMELYINFRGHEPMVDALLERSGLK
- a CDS encoding DUF3575 domain-containing protein, with product MKHVKTPLKIIAILIFSTLFCCKLIAQEKKESGSKTREFKHALNICPIAPAFGIYALNYEYLFSPKNGILARLEYEDVPKAYTDANIESSGMAYSLNYRRHFSGQMESLFLGAYARFKTYEGNGEIDSEKFDFTLPSFTIGLNAGKRWVWNSGFNITLSAGYGLSIDKRNTTPNSIAINSALDQLEKEYDFMSPLYGELSIGFAF